From Micromonospora sp. NBC_01699, a single genomic window includes:
- a CDS encoding carbohydrate ABC transporter permease, with product MSLTLTGHSGLNRSERSRRERERRPAWEEPPTPIGRFGKGLLLTLLVLAVLGPIWAVLVTSLASRGTINEAGGIVLVPRELDISAYVTIFSGGQVTRAVWISTLVTVAGTAVSLVLTVLAAYGLSRPDSLAHRPLLFFFLLTFLIFPGLVPSYLVVTGLGLKNSLWALVLPSAISVFNLVVIRAFFMNVPAELVDSARIDGAGEFRILTRIMLPLSRAVVAVVGLFYAVGYWNSYFNAVLYLDDNDKFPIQRVLQSYLLAGQAPHVTGSVPNLPGISAYPPTLAIKMAVVVVTVVPAVVVYPFVQRHFTKGMLTGAVKG from the coding sequence ATGAGCCTCACGTTGACCGGGCACAGTGGACTGAACCGATCCGAGCGGTCCCGGCGGGAGCGGGAGCGCCGACCGGCGTGGGAGGAGCCGCCGACCCCGATCGGCCGCTTCGGCAAGGGACTGCTGCTCACCCTGCTCGTGTTGGCCGTACTCGGGCCGATCTGGGCGGTGCTGGTGACCAGCCTCGCCTCGCGCGGCACCATCAACGAGGCCGGCGGCATTGTGCTCGTACCGCGCGAGCTCGACATCTCGGCGTACGTGACGATCTTCTCCGGTGGTCAGGTCACCCGGGCGGTCTGGATCAGCACCCTGGTCACCGTCGCCGGCACCGCGGTCAGCCTGGTGCTGACCGTGCTCGCCGCGTACGGGCTGTCCCGGCCGGACTCGCTGGCACACCGGCCGCTGCTCTTCTTCTTCCTGCTCACCTTCCTGATCTTCCCCGGCCTGGTGCCCAGCTACCTGGTGGTCACCGGACTGGGCCTGAAGAACAGCCTCTGGGCGCTGGTCCTGCCGAGCGCGATCAGCGTGTTCAACCTGGTGGTGATCCGCGCCTTCTTCATGAACGTGCCGGCCGAACTGGTGGACAGCGCCCGGATCGACGGGGCGGGGGAGTTCCGCATCCTGACCCGGATCATGCTGCCGCTGTCCCGGGCGGTGGTGGCGGTGGTCGGGCTGTTCTACGCGGTCGGCTACTGGAACTCGTACTTCAACGCGGTGCTCTACCTGGACGACAACGACAAGTTCCCGATCCAGCGGGTGTTGCAGAGTTACCTGCTCGCCGGCCAGGCGCCGCACGTGACCGGCAGCGTGCCGAACCTGCCGGGGATCAGCGCGTACCCGCCGACGCTGGCGATCAAGATGGCGGTCGTGGTGGTCACCGTGGTCCCGGCGGTGGTGGTCTACCCGTTCGTCCAGCGCCACTTCACCAAGGGCATGCTCACCGGTGCGGTCAAGGGCTGA
- a CDS encoding beta-galactosidase, which yields MNWPKGIDGFCYGGDYNPEQWPPEVWAQDVALMRRAGVNLVTVGVFAWSRLEPRPGRYDFDWLDRVLDLLHDGGIRVALATPTASPPPWFSLAHPDALPVTADGVRLHHGSRDTYCASAPAYRTAALGIAAALADRYRGHPALALWHVHNEYSTSCHCPYATEAFRRWLRARHHGLDRLNDVWSTSFWGQHYGDWAQISTPRATQYLANPAQLLDFRRFWSDELLAAYVEQRDLLRAATPDVPVTTNYVFGNWVPVDHARWSSEVDLVAIDHYPSTADRGAEEQIAFAADLARSWARHVPPPVSVQSAVPVPPADPVPPADPVPPADPVPPADPVSSADPVPGGGAGGPDWLLMESAPNLIYTPGRMHSREPGRLVRNSLAYVARGSRGAMFFQWRAPAGGAERFHSALVPHAGPDSRVFRETVELGRVLGDLPAVATGAVEAPVAIGWDVECWWALDGPGLPTAGLDYLDEVRTAHRLLWQSGYGTDFVGPDRLTPSGTPDRLTPDIGPNRLSPSGTPDRLTPDVGPDPLAGYRLLVLPALYLVSDATAARIRAWVAAGGHLVVGYLSGIADEHGRIRLGGYPGAFRDVLGIRVEEFHPLPDDERQPLVRPEPADGTEETGTAELADGTEEAGTAEPAGADHDSGTGGTGRLWTETVRPAGASTVLAYGAGRLAGQPAATRHRFGAGVAWYVSTRLDDTSYRRLLTGAARAAGAAPTCPAAPDGVEAVRRRSPDGTSWLFLLNHDPEPRSVPVTGAPVVVPANGYLVLREN from the coding sequence GTGAACTGGCCGAAGGGGATCGACGGCTTCTGTTACGGCGGGGACTACAACCCGGAACAGTGGCCGCCCGAGGTCTGGGCGCAGGACGTGGCGCTGATGCGGCGGGCCGGGGTCAACCTGGTCACCGTCGGGGTCTTCGCCTGGTCCCGGCTCGAACCCCGGCCCGGCCGGTACGACTTCGACTGGCTGGACCGGGTGCTGGACCTGCTCCACGACGGCGGGATCCGGGTCGCGCTGGCCACCCCGACCGCGTCCCCACCACCGTGGTTCTCGCTGGCCCACCCCGACGCGCTGCCGGTCACCGCCGACGGCGTACGGCTGCACCACGGCAGCCGGGACACCTACTGCGCGAGCGCCCCGGCGTACCGTACCGCCGCCCTGGGCATCGCCGCCGCGCTCGCCGACCGCTACCGGGGGCACCCGGCGCTCGCCCTCTGGCACGTGCACAACGAGTACAGCACCAGCTGCCACTGCCCGTACGCGACCGAGGCGTTCCGGCGCTGGTTGCGGGCCCGCCACCACGGGCTGGATCGGCTCAACGACGTCTGGAGCACGAGCTTCTGGGGACAGCACTACGGCGACTGGGCGCAGATCTCGACGCCCCGGGCGACCCAGTACCTGGCCAACCCGGCCCAGTTGCTGGACTTCCGCCGGTTCTGGTCCGACGAGTTGCTCGCCGCGTACGTCGAGCAGCGCGACCTGCTCCGCGCCGCCACCCCGGACGTGCCGGTGACCACCAACTACGTGTTCGGCAACTGGGTGCCGGTCGACCACGCCCGCTGGTCGAGCGAGGTGGACCTGGTGGCGATCGACCACTACCCGTCAACGGCCGACCGGGGCGCGGAGGAGCAGATCGCGTTCGCCGCCGACCTGGCCCGCTCCTGGGCCCGCCACGTCCCACCGCCCGTCTCGGTCCAATCGGCCGTTCCGGTCCCACCGGCTGACCCGGTCCCACCGGCTGACCCGGTCCCACCGGCTGACCCGGTCCCACCGGCTGACCCGGTCTCGTCGGCCGACCCGGTTCCGGGCGGCGGTGCCGGTGGTCCGGACTGGTTGCTGATGGAGAGCGCGCCGAACCTGATCTACACACCGGGGCGGATGCACAGTCGGGAGCCGGGCCGACTCGTCCGCAACAGCCTGGCGTACGTCGCTCGCGGGTCACGCGGCGCGATGTTCTTCCAGTGGCGGGCGCCGGCCGGCGGTGCCGAACGCTTCCACTCCGCCCTGGTCCCACACGCCGGCCCGGACAGCCGAGTGTTCCGGGAGACAGTCGAGCTGGGCCGCGTCCTGGGCGACCTGCCGGCGGTGGCCACCGGCGCGGTGGAGGCTCCGGTCGCGATCGGCTGGGACGTCGAGTGCTGGTGGGCCCTGGACGGCCCCGGCCTGCCCACGGCCGGGCTCGACTACCTCGACGAGGTACGCACCGCCCACCGGCTGCTGTGGCAGTCCGGGTACGGCACCGACTTCGTCGGCCCGGACCGGCTCACCCCGTCTGGCACCCCGGACCGGCTTACCCCGGACATCGGCCCGAACCGGCTCAGCCCGTCCGGCACCCCGGACCGGCTCACCCCGGATGTCGGCCCGGACCCGCTGGCCGGGTACCGGCTGCTTGTGCTGCCCGCCCTCTACCTGGTGTCGGACGCGACCGCCGCCCGGATCCGGGCCTGGGTCGCGGCCGGCGGTCACCTGGTGGTCGGCTACCTGAGCGGGATCGCCGACGAGCACGGCCGGATCCGTCTGGGCGGCTATCCGGGCGCGTTCCGGGACGTGCTCGGCATCCGGGTGGAGGAGTTCCATCCCCTGCCCGACGACGAGCGGCAGCCCCTCGTCCGACCCGAGCCCGCCGACGGTACCGAGGAGACGGGGACGGCCGAGCTTGCCGACGGTACCGAGGAAGCCGGGACGGCCGAGCCCGCCGGGGCCGATCATGACTCCGGTACCGGCGGGACCGGTCGGCTGTGGACCGAGACCGTACGGCCGGCCGGGGCAAGCACCGTGCTCGCGTACGGTGCCGGTCGGCTCGCCGGTCAGCCGGCGGCGACCCGACACCGGTTCGGTGCCGGAGTGGCCTGGTACGTCTCCACCCGGCTCGACGACACCTCGTACCGGCGGTTGCTGACCGGGGCGGCGCGGGCGGCCGGGGCGGCGCCGACCTGTCCGGCGGCACCGGACGGGGTGGAGGCGGTCCGTCGCCGGTCGCCCGACGGCACGAGTTGGCTCTTCCTACTCAACCACGACCCCGAGCCGCGATCGGTCCCGGTGACCGGAGCACCGGTCGTCGTGCCAGCGAACGGTTACCTGGTGCTGCGGGAGAACTGA
- a CDS encoding ABC transporter permease, whose protein sequence is MSTDLGRPRQTGAGPGLGRRRRRDRERGRRRRPGRRGFVDRLRRDWPLLLMAAPAALLLLVFHYLPTLGNVIAFQDYNPFLGDDPLDAFIHSEWIGFGNFETLFRDPAFWDAVRNTLTITAFQLVFFFPLPIALAILLNSVVSGRVRGFVQSVVYLPHFFSWVLVVTFFVQMLGGAGLLAQELRQVGLAPWDVMTNPDTFLVLVTAEAVWKDAGWGAIVFLAALSAIDQNLYEAAAADGAGRWRRLWHITLPGLRPVIILLLIMRLGDALSVGFEQFILQREAVGRQAAEVLDTFVYYQAIVPQQWGLGAAAGLFKAAVGLALILVANSAAHRLGEQGVYAKS, encoded by the coding sequence ATGAGCACCGACCTGGGCCGACCACGGCAGACGGGCGCGGGTCCGGGCCTCGGCCGACGACGGCGACGCGACCGGGAGCGGGGCCGGCGACGGCGGCCGGGCCGGCGCGGGTTCGTCGACCGGCTGCGCCGGGACTGGCCGCTGCTGCTGATGGCCGCGCCCGCCGCGCTGCTGCTGCTGGTCTTCCACTACCTGCCGACGCTCGGCAACGTGATCGCCTTCCAGGACTACAACCCGTTCCTCGGCGACGACCCGCTGGACGCGTTCATCCACAGCGAGTGGATCGGTTTCGGCAACTTCGAGACCCTCTTCCGCGACCCCGCGTTCTGGGACGCGGTCCGCAACACCCTGACCATCACCGCCTTCCAGCTCGTCTTCTTCTTCCCGCTGCCGATCGCACTGGCGATCCTGCTCAACAGCGTGGTCTCCGGCCGGGTACGCGGCTTCGTGCAGAGCGTGGTGTACCTGCCGCACTTCTTCAGCTGGGTGCTGGTGGTCACCTTCTTCGTACAGATGCTCGGCGGCGCCGGCCTGCTGGCGCAGGAGTTGCGCCAGGTCGGCCTGGCGCCGTGGGACGTGATGACCAACCCGGACACGTTCCTGGTGCTGGTCACCGCCGAGGCGGTCTGGAAGGACGCCGGCTGGGGCGCGATTGTCTTCCTGGCCGCCCTGTCGGCGATCGACCAGAACCTGTATGAGGCCGCCGCCGCCGACGGTGCGGGCCGCTGGCGGCGGCTCTGGCACATCACCCTGCCCGGACTGCGCCCGGTGATCATCCTGTTGCTGATCATGCGGCTGGGTGACGCGCTCTCGGTCGGCTTCGAGCAGTTCATCCTGCAACGCGAGGCGGTCGGCCGACAGGCCGCCGAGGTGCTCGACACCTTCGTCTACTACCAGGCGATAGTGCCCCAGCAGTGGGGCCTGGGTGCCGCGGCCGGGCTGTTCAAGGCCGCCGTCGGACTGGCCCTGATCCTGGTTGCGAACTCCGCCGCGCATCGGCTCGGCGAGCAGGGGGTGTACGCCAAATCATGA
- a CDS encoding rhamnogalacturonan lyase family protein — translation MAKRSARVEAAGSAGPRSRRTALLAAITAGTLAATAAMTSVVASAAAVGCRVDYQVTNQWQGGFGAGVTITNLGDPITGWTLTWSYTAGQQVTQAWNATVTQSGAQVSAVNVGHNGAVATNGTVSFGFNGSWNNSGNPAPASFAVNGTTCTGGVNPTTGPPPTGTPTATPTPTGTTPAPTTDPPPTTPTTPPPTTPPAAGAKQAEDLDRGLVSVRSGSANLVSWRLLGTEGSGVAFNLYRGSTRLNGSPITGVTNFLDSGGAAGAAYTVRAVVGGTEQAASAPALQFGNGYLDVRLQVPPGGTTPSGEAYTYSANDASVGDLDGDGRYEIVLKWDPSNAKDNSQSGYTGNVFVDAYTLTGTRLWRIDLGRNIRAGAHYTQFQVYDYDGDGDAEVAMKTADGTRSGTGQLIGSSSADHRNASGYVLAGPEYLTMFDGRTGAIASTVDYLPARGTVSSWGDNYGNRVDRFLAGTAYLDGQRPSLIMSRGYYTRTVIVAWDFRNGALTRRWTFDSNSAGSQYAGQGNHSLAVADVDADGRDEILFGAMCVDDNGGVLWNTGHGHGDAAHVGDLDPSRAGLEYFKVSEDASKPSSWFANARTGQVLWSTAASGDNGRGVAADIYAGSAGAESWSAAVDGLRSPSGANVGRKPSSTNFLAWWDGDPVRELLDATRIDKYGTGGDTRLLTGSGVASNNGTKSTPALSADLLGDWREEVVWRTSDSSALRIYSTPTPSNIRIATLMHDPQYRVAVAWQNTAYNQPPHPSFFIGNGMATPPQPNIYLR, via the coding sequence ATGGCGAAACGCTCCGCCCGGGTCGAGGCCGCCGGATCGGCCGGCCCGCGATCCCGCCGCACCGCACTGCTGGCCGCGATCACCGCCGGCACGCTCGCCGCCACCGCCGCGATGACCTCGGTGGTCGCCTCGGCCGCCGCCGTCGGTTGCCGGGTCGACTACCAGGTGACCAACCAGTGGCAGGGCGGATTCGGCGCCGGTGTCACCATCACCAACCTCGGCGACCCGATCACCGGGTGGACCCTCACCTGGTCGTACACCGCCGGACAGCAGGTGACCCAGGCGTGGAACGCCACGGTGACCCAGTCCGGCGCCCAGGTCAGCGCCGTCAACGTCGGCCACAACGGGGCGGTTGCCACCAACGGCACCGTCTCGTTCGGCTTCAACGGGTCCTGGAACAACAGCGGCAACCCGGCACCGGCGAGTTTCGCGGTGAACGGCACCACCTGTACCGGCGGCGTCAACCCGACCACCGGCCCGCCGCCGACCGGGACACCGACCGCGACGCCGACCCCGACCGGTACGACGCCGGCACCGACCACCGACCCGCCGCCGACCACCCCGACCACCCCGCCGCCGACGACCCCACCGGCGGCCGGGGCGAAACAGGCCGAGGACCTGGACCGGGGATTGGTCAGCGTCCGCTCCGGCAGCGCCAACCTGGTGTCCTGGCGGCTGCTCGGCACCGAGGGGTCGGGGGTCGCGTTCAACCTGTACCGGGGGTCGACCAGGCTGAACGGCTCGCCGATCACCGGGGTGACCAACTTCCTGGACAGCGGGGGCGCGGCGGGCGCGGCGTACACCGTACGGGCGGTGGTGGGTGGCACCGAACAGGCCGCGTCCGCACCGGCGCTCCAGTTCGGCAACGGTTACCTCGACGTACGGCTCCAGGTGCCGCCGGGCGGGACCACGCCGTCCGGGGAGGCGTACACGTACTCGGCCAACGACGCCTCGGTCGGTGACCTGGACGGCGACGGCCGGTACGAGATCGTGCTGAAGTGGGACCCGTCGAACGCCAAGGACAACTCGCAGTCCGGGTACACCGGCAACGTCTTCGTCGACGCGTACACCCTGACCGGGACCCGGCTGTGGCGGATCGACCTGGGCCGCAACATCCGGGCCGGCGCGCACTACACCCAGTTCCAGGTGTACGACTACGACGGTGACGGCGACGCCGAGGTGGCGATGAAGACCGCCGACGGCACCCGCTCCGGCACCGGGCAGTTGATCGGCTCGTCCTCGGCCGACCACCGCAACGCCAGCGGCTACGTGCTCGCCGGCCCGGAGTACCTGACCATGTTCGACGGCCGGACCGGGGCGATCGCCTCCACCGTGGACTACCTGCCGGCCCGTGGCACGGTGTCGTCGTGGGGTGACAACTACGGCAACCGGGTGGACCGGTTCCTGGCCGGCACCGCCTACCTGGACGGCCAGCGCCCCTCGCTGATCATGTCCCGTGGTTACTACACCCGGACGGTGATCGTGGCCTGGGACTTCCGCAACGGCGCCCTGACCCGGCGCTGGACGTTCGACTCCAACTCCGCCGGCAGCCAGTACGCCGGCCAGGGCAACCACAGCCTGGCCGTGGCGGACGTGGACGCCGACGGCCGGGACGAGATCCTGTTCGGTGCCATGTGCGTCGACGACAACGGCGGCGTGCTGTGGAACACCGGGCACGGTCACGGCGACGCCGCGCACGTCGGTGACCTGGACCCGAGCCGGGCGGGGCTGGAGTATTTCAAGGTCAGCGAGGATGCCAGCAAGCCGTCGTCCTGGTTCGCGAACGCGCGTACCGGTCAGGTCCTCTGGTCCACGGCGGCGTCCGGGGACAACGGCCGGGGAGTGGCGGCGGACATCTACGCCGGCAGCGCCGGTGCCGAGTCGTGGTCGGCGGCGGTTGACGGGCTGCGCAGCCCGAGTGGCGCGAACGTCGGGCGAAAGCCCTCGTCGACCAACTTCCTGGCCTGGTGGGACGGCGACCCGGTACGGGAACTGCTGGACGCCACCCGGATCGACAAGTACGGCACCGGCGGCGACACCCGGCTGCTCACCGGCAGCGGGGTCGCCTCGAACAACGGCACCAAGTCCACGCCCGCGCTCTCGGCCGACCTGCTCGGCGACTGGCGGGAGGAGGTGGTCTGGCGGACCAGCGACAGTTCGGCGCTACGGATCTACAGCACGCCGACGCCGAGCAACATCAGGATTGCGACGCTGATGCACGACCCGCAGTATCGGGTGGCGGTCGCCTGGCAGAACACCGCCTACAACCAGCCGCCGCATCCGAGCTTCTTCATCGGCAACGGGATGGCCACACCGCCTCAGCCCAACATCTATCTGCGCTGA
- a CDS encoding LLM class flavin-dependent oxidoreductase, which produces MIDRVIDVPLSVLDLAPVAAGTTVGAALRHTTALARRTEELGYQRFWVAEHHNMPAIASSAPPVLLAHLAAATSTIRVGSGGVMLPNHAPLVVAEQFGTLEALHPGRVDLGIGRAPGTDQVTALALRRTMEGLSAENFPQELADLVNYFTGDRAGPITASPGRGNMPAIWLLGSSGFSAQLAGLLGLPFSFAHHFSSTNTLPALALYRQNFRPSRWLDKPYAMVAVNSICAETDEHAEWLSGPAALSFLRLRSGRPEPLATPEEAAAYPFSEAERQFSRERMRGQALGSPETVRKQLTDLLEQTRADELMLTTMVYDVDERIRSFELIAEHVADGLRRNG; this is translated from the coding sequence TTGATCGACCGTGTGATCGACGTACCCCTGTCTGTTCTTGACCTTGCCCCGGTCGCCGCCGGCACCACCGTCGGCGCGGCCCTGCGGCACACCACCGCCCTGGCGCGGCGGACCGAGGAGTTGGGCTACCAGCGTTTCTGGGTGGCCGAACACCACAACATGCCGGCGATCGCCAGCAGCGCCCCACCGGTGCTGCTCGCCCACCTGGCCGCCGCCACCTCGACCATCCGGGTCGGTTCCGGCGGGGTGATGCTGCCCAACCACGCGCCGCTGGTGGTCGCCGAGCAGTTCGGCACCCTGGAGGCACTGCATCCCGGCCGGGTCGACCTGGGCATCGGCCGGGCGCCGGGAACCGATCAGGTGACCGCGCTGGCGCTGCGCCGCACGATGGAGGGGCTGTCCGCGGAGAACTTCCCGCAGGAGCTCGCCGACCTGGTCAACTACTTCACCGGGGACCGCGCCGGCCCGATCACCGCCTCCCCCGGCCGGGGGAACATGCCGGCGATCTGGCTGCTCGGCTCCAGCGGCTTCAGCGCCCAACTCGCCGGGCTGCTCGGCCTGCCGTTCTCGTTCGCCCACCACTTCAGCTCGACCAACACCCTGCCGGCGCTGGCGCTCTACCGGCAGAACTTCCGCCCGTCGCGGTGGCTGGACAAGCCGTACGCGATGGTCGCCGTCAACTCGATCTGCGCCGAGACCGACGAGCACGCCGAATGGCTCTCCGGTCCGGCCGCGCTCTCCTTCCTGCGACTGCGCTCCGGGCGACCGGAGCCACTGGCCACCCCCGAGGAGGCCGCCGCGTACCCGTTCAGCGAGGCCGAGCGGCAGTTCAGCCGGGAACGGATGCGGGGCCAGGCGCTGGGCAGCCCGGAGACGGTCCGCAAGCAGCTCACCGACCTGCTGGAACAGACCCGGGCCGACGAGCTGATGCTCACCACGATGGTCTACGACGTCGACGAGCGGATCCGCTCGTTCGAACTGATCGCCGAACACGTCGCGGACGGGCTGCGCCGGAACGGGTGA